The DNA sequence CTGCATTCAAACATTAGAATTATTACGCGTTGATCAGAAGGGGAGGGAATAACAGGGGTCGATATTAAACGTATCAGACACAAGGATACACTTTGCCAATAGGCTGGACCTGAAACATTCATGTATGCAGAGAGAGAATTTCTTACTGTGATGATAGGAAGCAATGGACCAAAAATCTCTTCTGTCATGATTGCAGAATTCAGCGGAGGATCTACAAGTATCGTTGGCTCAATGAATCTGCAATTCAGTAAATTCAGAAAACCTTCATGAACAGATCAGCATAAGTTCCTTAATAAAACAACCAAGGGGCGCAAAGTCATTAATGAGTTTCGGGCACAAGAGCTCTCCTGAAGGCCCAAACGGATTTCTTATACCGTCTTAGATGATCAACTCTCCAAAAATCTTAAGGTATCATGAAAACCACAAACTACATTTTTAAACAAGTACTACTACATTTTTTGCAGTTCATATCAAGAATTTTTAACTTACAAATTATCTTCGTCAAAAGAACCACCATATCGGATAGAAGCTCTGACAAGAGGATCACTCAGCAGACTCTTCAACCTCGTGAAATGTTGTTTATTTATTATCCTTGACATACTTTCTTTCGGATTATCTCCAAACATTTTCTTGACCCATACCTGCAGCCTTGACACCTAAAACCACATATATGGCTTATAAAATTTAAGATTATGATTATCGAAAGTATCATTAGCTCCTAAAAATTACTCAGAATCCACAAGCATCAAACTGTTTATTAATTCTCATACCAAGGTGGATAAGTATTTCTTCTCCACAAGAATGTAATCAACTCCAATGCAGATTTGACCAGCACATACCGCGAATTTACCACCAAGAATCCGCTTAAAAGTACACTACATGTATCCAAAAACAGGCAAATATTATGACTGAGATAACAAGAAAAACAAGTCGAACGAAAAAAAACTTCTGCAGTTAAGAGTGCCGTTTGAAATATCTTATAAGTGACGTAATTATAAGTTTAAAAATAATTGTatttctgacttataagtaacttataactAAACAGGCACCCGAGGCTTACCTCTCTATCCCAAGAACCAGAGATTGAATCCACAACTGCAGGGCACTTGCCACCTAATTCTAAGGTGACAGGTGTGAGATGATTGGCAGCTGCTGCCATCACTATTTTTCCCACTTGTGCACTACCTATAATCATCAATAGTTATCAACTGAATCATGATTAATTAGTTATGAAAAATTAAATATGGaaaattgagagagagagagagagagagatgggagagagagagagagatgggagagagagagggagagagatggTTGGTTAGTAGTAATAATTTGAATGAAGCTTACAATTCAAAGAGTAAAAAACAACCTGTAAAGAAAATCTTGTCCCATTTCTGTTGAAGAAGTTGTTGGCTAACAGAAACACCACCTTGAAAGACTTTGATAGCTTTATTGTCAAGGTACTTGTTGATCACACTGGCCAGCATTGCGGAACATGCAGGAGCTAGTTCCGATGGCTTTATAACGACAACATTTCCGGCTGCTATTGCTCCGATCAGTGGTTCCAGCGACAACCCTAACATTTATTTTTGCAGTTGATTATAAGAAGAGCTATTATACTTTATCATTTTGACACAGTGTTAATGATATATTTATTTAAAGAGTTTGATGGTCCTGAGACCACTTTTAGATAACAACCCTGAGGTTAAGACAAAATACGAGGGTTGTTTCTGTATACACGAGCTCTAATTTTATTATTACAAAAATGTCGAAAATCCATATAATCTCAGGTATGGTCCCTGAGGTCGCCTTTAGGCTATTTTTCTCTTAATTAAATTTGCATTGCTTAAATAATTACCAAAGGGAAAGTTCCATGAGGAAATGATGTAGACAAGACCAAGTGGTTCAGGAATCAACTGTGCAGTTGCAGGGAAGGCAATAATAGGCAAATTAACCTGCAGATTAAAGAAGTTATAATTACTAATTAGTATCTCTAATATGTATGAAATATTTAATTATAGAAGCTGAATAAAGTGAGATAATATATAGCTAACCTTTTTCCCTGACATCCATTTTTTTAGACTGTCCAGTGCATAGTGTACAGACTTTGTTACGGTTCCAATCTGCAGATTTTACATATCACACTGTATAAGTATTTTTAAAGTCAAGTTTGATAATGTCATACTATGTAAGTATTTTACAATTCATGTAATTTTCTAATAACATTATTCCATCTTTTGAATAAAAAAATCATACTTAATATAAATCAAGAAAACCTTAATTTATCCAAAGTTAAAATTAACGGACTAGTTTTTTATGGATAAGCGTCAAAAGTAGAGACTTTTCTGTCACGAGATACTAAAGATTGATGTGATACTATAAAGATCGATAATAACATCCACTTGTAGTTTTTTTAATGGAATAAGCATCAAAAAGTAGGGTGTTTTCTAGTTCgggaaattaagaattgagtgcgATATTAAGGATCTTCGGGAGATTCTTGAGTCCCTATATTGACCTTATAGGCCTAATACAAAGAGTTTTAACTAATTCAACATTTTAAAGGGTCAATTATTACACACCCTTGTCTCACTTATGATTATAACTCTCTCTAGCTACTTACACTAATttttactccctccgtcccacaaGAATGTTTACGTTACTATTCGGCACGCATTTTGAGACTtttataaagtatagtttcataatgttttttcaaaaaaaataattttgaataaaagtttaaacataaaatttttattcaaattttttttttgaaaaaatattatgaaactatattttaaacgagtattgaaaagcgtgccgaaaagtaacgtaAACAATTCAGCGGGACAGGGGGAGTACTATTTATAATTATGGGTAAATAAATATACGGTTTATCAAACTTTCAAGATTTAAGTTCCCTAGTCGAAATATGTTAGAACAAATCATTAAAAATATAAGTTTTGATTCAATTTGGAACCTAGTAGTCTGATCAAATAGTGCAAAACGGACCAAGTTTAATCCTGGTGACTTTGGTTTAAAACCGACCGTTCTTGACCTAAAACCGACAGTAATTACAGTCGGAAAAGGCCATGTTTCTTAATCTAAACACGATTATCAAGAATAGTCTAGTCGCACACAAACATACCTCATCTCTATAAGCTTCACAACGATGCTTGCCGAGATCTTGTTTAAGAGCTAGAAACAAGTCATCTTCATTCTCCTTAAGTAGGTTTAGTATAGCTTTGAGCTGAGACCTCCTCCAAGATGCATCCCTTGTCTTTCCTGAGTTAAAAGTCTCTCTGAGCTCCTCTAGTTCAGCTTCCAGATTTAAGCACTCCTCAGCTGTTTCTCCCATGTCAATTTTATGCTGATCCATGTATGAAGattgaacaatatatattacTAGCTAGTATTACTGGTAGATATTTAATGTTTGATGTTTCTGTGCTTGTTTTTGGGGGGATTTATAAGCTCTCACAATGAATGCATGGTGGGGTTTATTTCCTATGCTTTGCCATAAAACAGGAGGATGAAGACTTGCATGTGCAGTTAGTTAAAATTCCGAATTAGGCAGAAGAAATCACACACACAAAACAAAATAATTAAGAGGGAGACAACATTAGGGACCTTTCGGTTCATTGGTGTGGTTAACAGAAATCAGAACCTAAATGAAGCGTTACTGTTTAGATTACGAGAATCTTATTACTTTTTAGTGGATAATTAATCATTTACTTTATCGCTTATAACTTGGATATCATTCTCATTTACTTTTATTGTTATATAATTGTACTCCGCATTTACATTCATAATTCACGTTCTTAACATAAATCGGAACCTAAATGAAGTATTAGTGTTTAAATTAGGAGAATCTCATTACTTTTTAGTGGGTAGTTAATCATTCACTTTATCACTTAAAATTTGGATATCATATCTCATTCTCATTTAAGCTTACTTTTATATAATTGTATTCCGCATTAACATTCTAATTCACATTCTCGTCTTATTATTATACAGTTGTATCGCTAGCTCACATTCTTCATCCCCATTCTTACTGACCCTAATTTGAATATTTTTACGAAATTGGAACGCTGTCACTTTCTTCTAGTGAAAAAAGAGATTAAAAAATAGTGCAATAATTAAAATTATCCAAGATTTTCTCTTATCCATATAAAATAGGGCTAACTATGTTACACCTTAACTACCCAGTACCCATAACGACGATTCGACGAACCTTATAAAAAGACATACCGGTGGAATTAGATTTCTGATTCAAATAATTTATCTTATCCGAATACCGTACGTGCAGGTGAGGAAAATTAAATGTAGATCGAATACGCAGCAAGCTACATAAACATTGTTTGTATCAGTTTAAATGTGACATTGTACCCAGAATTCAGCTCGGTTGTCAGCTATTTGAGATGATTTACAACTACTCCTGGGTTAGTTCGGCTTCTGTACATAAATTGCTTTAACTAACAATCTAAATACTTCACGGTTCACCATCAATAGATTACTGTGTATACTGTATATAACAACTGGATACCATACTCAGAGTTCGATCAGATACACATAATGAGCGTTTAAtttgtgttgtttgattattaagCTTCGAAGATTTGACCAGATGCGATCCGATTTTTCAATTTTTACCCGATTTTAATCGGATTTTGACCGGATTTTTCAAAAACGTTTTTCCGGCCGATTTTGCAGAAAAAAAATCGCTGGCATGCCGATTGTCGATTAATCGACCGATTAATCGTCAAAATCGGCGATTTTTACAACACTGTGAATGTATTATAATTCGGTATACTCTATTTTTTTTTGATTAATTGATATTGTAGGATTTTTTTAATCAAATGATGAGGATTATTAGATCTAAATATCAAAAGAATTTACACTACTCGAACAAATATTTCTATTACTATTATTTATACACAATTCAAGTTCTCATATTTtcgaacaacaacaacaatattttatattattatttataaacatACTAATTAAAGTTAATGGTTCAAATCTCATCAATTATTTATCATTTAATCTTAaccaaaataaaattttattaaaattttaaataatataaaacttATAAAATATTAATGAGGACTCGAGAATCGCGCGGGTTGTAAAAGTATACAATTTGAGTACCAAAATTGTTTCAAATGAAGCGGCAATAATGATTTAACAAATTTAAATGATTTTATTGGTGAATTTTAGGTGAATACAGAGGTTCATTATTATTAATTGCTTTATAGCTAATCACAAAATGTCTGTATATATTTGGGATTTATTTtggaaaattatatttttctatttttttttaaaaactataaa is a window from the Apium graveolens cultivar Ventura chromosome 1, ASM990537v1, whole genome shotgun sequence genome containing:
- the LOC141666661 gene encoding aldehyde dehydrogenase family 3 member F1-like, whose product is MDQHKIDMGETAEECLNLEAELEELRETFNSGKTRDASWRRSQLKAILNLLKENEDDLFLALKQDLGKHRCEAYRDEIGTVTKSVHYALDSLKKWMSGKKVNLPIIAFPATAQLIPEPLGLVYIISSWNFPFGLSLEPLIGAIAAGNVVVIKPSELAPACSAMLASVINKYLDNKAIKVFQGGVSVSQQLLQQKWDKIFFTGSAQVGKIVMAAAANHLTPVTLELGGKCPAVVDSISGSWDRECTFKRILGGKFAVCAGQICIGVDYILVEKKYLSTLVSRLQVWVKKMFGDNPKESMSRIINKQHFTRLKSLLSDPLVRASIRYGGSFDEDNLFIEPTILVDPPLNSAIMTEEIFGPLLPIITLEKIEDSVNFINSRPKPLVIYAFTNNEKLKKMLISGTSSGGITFNDTLVQHAADTIPFGGVGQSGFGRYHGKFSFDTFTHEKAILRRGFLTDFWFRFPPWTNKKLQLFRDAYKYDYIGIGLTVLGLKKY